One segment of Neodiprion fabricii isolate iyNeoFabr1 chromosome 1, iyNeoFabr1.1, whole genome shotgun sequence DNA contains the following:
- the LOC124186357 gene encoding protein toll yields MKKKMEKSGLTWSLLLLLVCIDQSLQQPCEYTGLDCDFNKRNVDECEFTCPSFLADSRFDITIWPRKVAKIQCNLDPPWSDFKLNSTGEVEDVEEVRIQYCSLPDVPLHEITQRLGVQPIQKLKFESYKNLSSILKRRHLSGFPKIEELSLHSNYLRRVPDDLLDDFPELIALGLRENELEDLPENFFRNLSKLQVLELGNNKMTHISPSLFSGLNDLTFLNLWSNQLTEIEAHTFAGLTALKSLGLQTNKLTTIHPEGFKPLINLNELSISGNYFTSLPEDLLSENRNLKMFTLKYNRVDLTTLPKRFLSSLPRLEEVYLGYNKLTRLPEDLLSNSTSIKILDLSHNSLSTLPKSIFKDAINLTSLNLSWNKITSLPGRIFQSMAKLQKMELQNNNIFQITQDLFSGLNALEDLNLESNGMRIIEPNSFDPLMSLKFARLSLNNITLNDNLSAAEASPFEKCENLVELHLANNSITHIFQDWCTILSKLRMIDLKYNQISKIDTFDLNFIPNHVTVDLRHNNIKEINLVWAESLVDDPKIKLAADRTVIISVDENPIVCDCGLNSFLKYLNGQMHPNVQKLFHIKPDQLKCSGPQFMAGTRVSDLKYKSFECYKGTCGEKCDCWLRENANTIIANCSHRLLREAPERFNLEGYNVELDLSGNLLTEMPSVNKLGYGNVTALLLSHNNISSFSANAVPPTLKVLELDGNNMKRMNTTALEIVEKSTPLQRLTLDRNPWTCDCEANGFRKFIQENGRKLPEILNTSCGGETHKGKKFSTLTADELCPSATREIIVGSLIVAAIGLLIGVVATFCCKYQFQIEIWLYNHPMFGKLFAEETVDKNKMYDAFVSHAHQDQKFVDEELIPKLENGADEFKLCVHYRDWNVGEVIPEQIARSVEESRRTILVVSPDFIKSMWGKLEFQAAHRQALNDRRRRVIIIIYGEIGPTDKLDEELRAYLKMNTYVKWGDPWFWEKLIYAMPHRGRGKPRGENARRGRSQREKNILRNHQQLLQLNPDRNGLVSSPGAPDTPPPLTTPPANSLNTFMSNDSAKSEVVITDCLKKEMANINAFNSPMDLSRKSQRSERKITDGKDTILLNHVNAVA; encoded by the exons atgaagaagaagatggaGAAGAGTGGACTAACGTGGTCGTTGCTGTTGCTACTAGTCTGCATTGATCAAAGCTTGCAACAACCATGCGAATATACCGGGCTGGACTGTGATTTTAATAAAAGGAATGTCGATGAATGCGAGTTCACTTGTCCGTCATTCCTCGCGGATTCCAGATTTGATATTACAATCTGGCCGAGAAAAGTTGCCAAAATACAATGCAACCTGGATCCACCCTGGtcagatttcaaattaaattcaactGGTGAAGTTGAGGATGTGGAAGAGGTTCGAATCCAGTATTGTTCTCTACCTGACGTACCGCTGCACGAAATAACTCAAAGGCTTGGCGTTCAGCCGATACAGAAGCTGAAATTTGAATCGTACAAAAATCTGAGTTCTATTTTGAAGCGTCGGCATTTGTCAGGATTTccgaaaatagaagaattgAGTTTGCATTCGAATTATTTGCGTCGGGTTCCGGATGATTTATTGGATGATTTCCCGGAGTTGATAGCTTTGGGGTTACGAGAAAATGAGCTAGAAGACTTgcccgaaaattttttcaggaaCTTATCAAAGTTGCAGGTGCTTGAACTTGGGAATAACAAGATGACGCATATAAGTCCGTCGCTATTCTCTGGCCTTAACGATCTCACTTTCTTGAATCTCTGGAGTAATCAGTTGACTGAAATTGAAGCACACACGTTTGCCGGTCTAACTGCTCTAAAAAGCCTCGGTTTGCAGACTAACAAGCTAACCACCATTCACCCGGAAGGCTTCAAACCTCTGATAAATCTGAACGAATTGAGCATTTcaggaaattattttacttcgtTACCTGAGGATTTATTATCTGAAAACcgcaatttgaaaatgtttactTTGAAATACAATCGAGTTGATTTGACCACGTTACCCAAGAGATTTCTAAGTAGCTTGCCTCGACTAGAAGAAGTATATTTGGGATACAATAAACTGACGCGTTTACCGGAAGATTTACTTTCAAATAGCACgtcaataaaaattcttgaTTTAAGTCACAATTCGTTGTCTACTCTTCCGAAAAGCATATTCAAGGATGCAATCAATCTCACAAGTCTAAACTTGAGTTGGAACAAGATAACAAGTCTTCCCGGTCGCATATTCCAGTCAATGGCAAAACTTCAGAAGATGGAGTTGCAGAATAATAACATATTCCAAATTACTCA GGATTTGTTTTCGGGGCTGAACGCTTTGGAAGACTTGAACTTGGAATCAAACGGAATGCGGATCATTGAACCAAACAGCTTTGATCCGCTGATGTCGTTGAAATTTGCACGGTTATCGCTAAATAATATCACTCTAAATGATAACCTTTCAGCAGCGGAGGCTTCACCTTTCGAGAAATGCGAAAATTTGGTTGAACTACATTTGGCTAATAACAGTATTACGCATATTTTCCAAGACTGGTGTACCATACTATCGAAGCTTAGAATGATAGACTTGAAATATAATCAAATATCCAAAATAGAC ACTTTcgacttgaattttattccgaATCACGTGACAGTTGACCTCAGGCATAACAATATCAAAGAAATCAACTTAGTCTGGGCTGAATCGCTCGTCGATGatccaaaaataaaattggccGCCGACAGAACTGTAATTATATCGGTGGATGAAAATCCAATTGTCTGTGACTGCGGCTTGAACagttttctcaaatatttgaaCGGACAGATGCATCCGAACGTTCAAAAACTGTTCCACATAAAACCTGACCAGCTGAAGTGCAGTGGCCCGCAATTTATGGCAGGAACACGCGTCTCcgatttgaaatataaatctTTCGAATGCTACAAAGGGACGTGCGGAGAGAAATGCGATTGTTGGTTACGGGAAAATGCTAATACTATCATCGCAAATTGCTCCCACAGACTGCTCCGTGAAGCACCAGAAAGATTTAATCTGGAAGGTTACAACGTCGAACTTGATCTGAGCGGCAACCTTTTGACCGAGATGCCATCGGTCAATAAATTAGGATACGGGAACGTCACGGCGCTTTTGCTTTCGCACAACAACATATCCAGTTTTTCGGCCAATGCCGTACCTCCAACACTCAAG GTATTGGAGCTCGACGGAAACAATATGAAACGAATGAATACGACAGCCCtggaaatcgttgaaaaatcgacGCCTCTGCAAAGGTTGACGCTCGATCGAAACCCGTGGACTTGCGACTGCGAGGCAAACGGTTTTAGAAAATTCATCCAGGAAAACGGGAGGAAACTACCAGAGATACTGAATACGTCTTGCGGGGGCGAAACTCACAAGGGGAAGAAGTTCTCGACGTTGACGGCTGACGAGTTGTGCCCGTCGGCGACCAGAGAGATCATAGTAGGCAGTCTCATTGTGGCGGCGATCGGTTTGTTGATCGGCGTTGTCGCAACTTTTTGCTGCAAGTACCAATTCCAAATTGAAATATGGTTGTACAATCATCCAATGTTCGGGAAGCTCTTCGCGGAGGAGACGGTGGACAAGAATAAAATGTACGACGCGTTTGTAAGCCATGCCCACCAGGATCAAAAATTCGTAGACGAAGAGCTGATCCCTAAGCTCGAAAACGGTGCCGACGAATTCAAACTGTGCGTTCATTACCGCGACTGGAATGTCGGCGAAGTTATTCCGGAACAGATCGCGAGAAGCGTCGAAGAATCGAGGCGCACGATTCTCGTAGTCTCCCCAGATTTTATAAAAAGTATGTGGGGGAAATTGGAGTTCCAAGCAGCTCATCGTCAGGCTCTCAACGACCGCAGGAGGAGGGTGATCATCATAATTTACGGAGAAATCGGTCCCACTGACAAGCTGGACGAAGAACTACGGGCCTATTTGAAAATGAACACCTACGTAAAGTGGGGGGATCCTTGGTTCTGGGAGAAGCTGATCTACGCCATGCCTCATCGTGGACGAGGAAAACCGCGCGGAGAAAACGCACGAAGGGGAAGGtcgcagagagaaaaaaacatattGAGGAACCACCAGCAACTCCTCCAACTGAATCCCGACAGAAACGGGCTCGTTAGTTCACCCGGAGCACCGGACACACCACCTCCACTTACCACTCCTCCGGCGAACTCGCTCAACACTTTTATGTCCAATGACAGTGCGAAAAGTGAAGTTGTAATAACGGACTGTCTCAAGAAGGAAATGGCCAATATCAACGCTTTCAATAGTCCGATGGACTTGTCACGGAAAAGTCAGCGTTCAGAACGGAAAATAACCGATGGAAAGGACACGATTCTCTTGAATCACGTGAATGCGGTGGCATAA